In the genome of Acidobacteriota bacterium, one region contains:
- the rpsI gene encoding 30S ribosomal protein S9, producing MTTTQWNGTGRRKAAVARVYLRPGNGEIRVNNRPFDNYFLSATAREDIKQPLAVTEQDGKFDIIANIRGGGLTGQAGAFRLGIARALVAFDAELKPALKKEGLLTRDAREVERKKYGQKGARARFQFSKR from the coding sequence ATGACCACCACCCAGTGGAACGGCACAGGACGTCGAAAGGCCGCGGTCGCGCGGGTCTACCTGCGTCCCGGAAACGGTGAAATCAGGGTCAACAATCGGCCCTTCGACAACTATTTCCTTTCTGCCACGGCCCGCGAGGACATCAAGCAGCCTCTCGCCGTGACCGAGCAGGACGGCAAGTTCGACATCATTGCGAATATTCGCGGCGGGGGGCTGACCGGACAGGCCGGTGCTTTCCGTCTCGGCATTGCCCGCGCTCTCGTGGCTTTCGACGCGGAACTCAAGCCGGCTCTCAAGAAAGAGGGCCTGTTGACCCGTGACGCCCGCGAGGTGGAGCGCAAGAAATACGGCCAGAAAGGCGCCCGGGCGCGCTTCCAGTTCTCCAAGCGCTGA
- a CDS encoding M28 family metallopeptidase encodes MKSFVPAWIGLLAGLLAPFALAAPAGPASSNDEQLVRIERKGREDAEVLRSRGLPVVMELSSCLLMRGGPDAARQAARLGYRTRVLDEAAAGTPYLVIGLRPDSDLEAVAAAGTRLLEEENWILIRLDPGGGGRQLDAARVFVTPVPLAPLTWPRPTPRRDAAAMEDAAGPDPVVQKIVASVDEAEIDRFFSDLTGNPPTGSRYSLGQGCRDAGQYCFDTYRALGIPARYDDWNPSHAPNVIGELSGAVTPDSIYIVVGHLDDLPSSGPAPGADDNASGSVNVLESARVLSCWGVKNTVRFLNATGEEQGLKGSHAYAQAALDQGEKILGVINMDMIAWEGDGLPQPEDLDINFNGPSEWLGRLFADSATLYDTGLVVDAFYCPSLTASDHYAFWQRGYDAICGITDNENYCGHGGNYPHYHTSDDTIANCGDLSFFYSVVRTSVATLAELAEPFKITFADSAFACQGEARILVADRDLNADPGLQETVTIPVWSSTEPDPEQVVLTERSADSMIFEGTIPLSSAPPVTGDGRLSVGEGDILEARYVDALDCDGSPDVEYMASAVVDCSAPLISNVHETDLTDVSAVIAWTTDETADSVVVWGETTPPSQTTSAEAPVTDHRVPLEGLRECTVYYYEVQSTDPAGNLAVANDGGRYYHFETLGDFGDGLQACHTGQVSIDEAVYSCAGTVSFSVVDLDLNGDPETVDTARLEVTSTTETLTEWVTVTETDVNSSRFTGSIPTAAGAPQADGRLQVAEGDTITVTYHDADDGTGLASLAYDTAGVDCRGPVIRNLRIENLTNARAHVRFETDEPGDSLVEWGPTPALGRSTSDSGRVTSHDLLLNDFDSCDAIYFRVRSSDQFGTTGSATGPDGPFAFQASTIPGLYWRDNFESGSAGWSLEGEWEIGPPTGAGGSAGPPDPVGAYNNSALLGHDLAGSGLYPGDYEASIDESAESPPQNATPWRNTKVLLYRKLSAGPGDEASIWLWAGPGRLLYNSAGDPVQDDDFQLVTFDVGPLADGRPSVWLEFRQSSDGAGQYAGWNVDDLIFKDGSLPDYGPCGGCSRAPAFGGVTGADDDDACAAGGVTVSWDTAVAWGSGGGGTFAVYRDTDPVFTPSAANLVASGLAGLSYNDTTAPADQPVYYMVRAENDESCGSGPANSGLVDGNQVRAQATDRSSSPVPPAVTGLEVRLVGAGAHLRLRWQAAADATRYKVLRSLTPEPADFAEWAGTTRLYHDDLGAGANRETYYYLIRAVGACGQDGPL; translated from the coding sequence ATGAAAAGCTTCGTCCCGGCCTGGATCGGGCTTCTCGCCGGACTCCTGGCCCCTTTCGCCCTCGCTGCGCCCGCCGGCCCGGCTTCCTCGAACGATGAGCAGCTCGTGCGCATCGAGCGAAAAGGACGCGAAGACGCCGAAGTCCTCCGCTCCCGGGGGCTGCCGGTCGTGATGGAACTCTCGTCATGCCTGCTGATGCGCGGCGGACCGGACGCCGCGCGGCAGGCCGCAAGGCTCGGCTACCGGACCCGCGTACTCGATGAAGCCGCCGCCGGCACGCCCTACCTGGTCATCGGGCTGCGTCCCGACTCGGACCTCGAGGCGGTGGCGGCGGCGGGCACCCGGCTGCTCGAGGAGGAAAACTGGATCCTGATTCGCCTCGATCCGGGTGGCGGCGGCCGCCAGCTGGACGCGGCCCGGGTCTTCGTCACCCCCGTTCCGCTCGCCCCGCTGACCTGGCCCCGCCCCACTCCCCGACGAGATGCCGCGGCCATGGAGGACGCGGCGGGGCCGGACCCCGTCGTGCAGAAGATCGTCGCCTCGGTGGACGAAGCGGAAATCGACCGCTTCTTCAGCGACCTGACCGGCAATCCGCCGACGGGGAGCCGCTACTCGCTCGGACAGGGATGCCGGGACGCCGGGCAATACTGTTTCGACACCTATCGCGCTCTCGGCATACCCGCCCGGTACGACGACTGGAACCCGTCTCACGCTCCGAACGTGATCGGCGAGTTGAGCGGCGCGGTGACCCCCGATTCGATCTATATCGTCGTCGGTCACCTGGACGACCTGCCCTCCTCCGGCCCCGCTCCCGGCGCCGACGACAACGCCTCGGGATCGGTCAATGTGCTGGAGTCGGCGCGGGTCCTCAGTTGCTGGGGCGTGAAGAACACGGTGCGCTTCCTCAACGCCACCGGGGAGGAGCAGGGCCTCAAGGGCTCCCACGCCTACGCCCAGGCCGCCCTGGACCAGGGGGAGAAGATCCTCGGGGTGATCAACATGGACATGATCGCCTGGGAGGGTGACGGGCTGCCCCAGCCGGAGGATCTGGACATCAACTTCAATGGTCCGTCCGAGTGGCTGGGCCGGCTTTTCGCCGACAGCGCCACCCTCTACGACACCGGGCTGGTGGTGGACGCCTTCTACTGCCCGAGCCTGACCGCCTCCGACCACTACGCTTTCTGGCAGCGGGGCTACGACGCCATCTGCGGCATCACCGACAACGAAAACTATTGCGGCCATGGGGGCAACTATCCCCACTACCACACCTCCGACGACACCATCGCCAACTGCGGGGACCTCTCGTTCTTCTATTCGGTGGTACGCACCTCGGTGGCCACCCTGGCCGAGTTGGCCGAACCGTTCAAGATCACCTTTGCCGACAGCGCCTTCGCTTGCCAGGGCGAGGCCCGGATACTCGTCGCCGACAGGGATCTGAATGCCGACCCGGGGCTCCAGGAAACCGTGACCATCCCGGTCTGGAGCAGTACGGAGCCCGACCCCGAACAGGTGGTGCTGACCGAGCGCAGCGCGGACTCGATGATCTTCGAGGGGACGATTCCCCTCTCGAGTGCGCCACCCGTGACGGGTGACGGCCGGCTCTCCGTCGGGGAGGGCGACATCCTCGAAGCCCGGTACGTCGACGCCCTGGATTGCGACGGCAGCCCTGACGTGGAGTACATGGCCTCGGCCGTGGTGGATTGCAGCGCCCCCCTGATCAGCAACGTCCACGAAACCGACCTGACCGACGTCAGCGCGGTCATCGCCTGGACCACCGACGAGACCGCGGACAGCGTGGTCGTCTGGGGCGAGACCACGCCGCCCTCCCAGACGACGTCGGCCGAAGCCCCTGTCACCGACCACCGGGTGCCGCTCGAGGGGCTGCGGGAGTGCACCGTCTACTACTACGAGGTGCAGTCGACGGATCCGGCAGGCAACCTGGCGGTGGCCAACGACGGAGGACGCTACTACCACTTCGAAACTCTCGGCGACTTCGGCGACGGACTGCAGGCCTGCCACACCGGTCAGGTCAGCATCGACGAGGCGGTCTATTCCTGCGCCGGCACGGTGAGTTTCAGCGTAGTCGACCTGGACCTCAATGGTGACCCCGAAACCGTCGACACCGCCCGCCTCGAGGTGACCAGCACCACGGAGACCCTCACCGAGTGGGTCACCGTCACTGAAACCGACGTGAATTCCTCCCGCTTTACCGGATCGATCCCCACGGCGGCGGGAGCACCCCAGGCCGACGGCCGGCTCCAGGTGGCGGAGGGAGACACCATCACCGTCACCTACCACGACGCCGACGACGGCACAGGTCTGGCGTCCCTGGCCTACGACACCGCGGGCGTCGACTGTAGGGGACCGGTGATCCGCAACCTGCGGATCGAAAACCTGACCAACGCCCGGGCCCATGTACGGTTCGAAACGGACGAGCCGGGGGACAGCCTGGTGGAATGGGGACCGACCCCCGCCCTCGGCCGCAGCACCAGCGACTCGGGGCGGGTCACCTCCCACGACCTGCTGCTCAACGACTTCGACTCGTGTGACGCCATCTACTTCCGGGTCCGTTCCAGTGACCAGTTCGGCACCACCGGCAGCGCCACCGGTCCCGACGGCCCCTTCGCCTTCCAGGCTTCCACCATCCCGGGACTGTACTGGCGGGACAACTTCGAAAGCGGCTCCGCGGGCTGGTCCCTCGAGGGCGAGTGGGAAATCGGTCCGCCCACGGGAGCCGGGGGCTCCGCCGGCCCCCCCGACCCCGTTGGTGCCTACAACAACTCCGCCCTGCTCGGCCACGACCTGGCAGGCAGCGGCCTCTATCCCGGCGACTACGAGGCCTCGATCGACGAGAGCGCCGAGAGCCCGCCCCAGAACGCCACCCCATGGCGCAACACCAAGGTGTTGCTCTACCGCAAGCTGAGCGCCGGCCCCGGGGACGAGGCGTCGATCTGGCTCTGGGCCGGCCCGGGAAGACTGCTCTACAACTCCGCCGGTGATCCGGTGCAGGACGACGACTTCCAGCTGGTCACCTTCGACGTGGGCCCCCTGGCCGACGGCCGTCCCTCGGTGTGGCTCGAGTTCCGCCAGTCATCGGACGGCGCGGGACAGTATGCGGGCTGGAACGTGGACGACCTGATCTTCAAGGACGGCTCGCTTCCCGACTACGGCCCTTGCGGCGGTTGCAGCCGGGCGCCGGCGTTCGGCGGCGTCACCGGGGCCGACGACGACGACGCCTGCGCGGCCGGCGGTGTGACGGTGAGCTGGGATACGGCCGTGGCCTGGGGCAGCGGCGGAGGCGGCACCTTCGCGGTCTACCGGGACACGGACCCCGTTTTCACGCCGTCGGCGGCGAACCTGGTCGCCTCGGGCCTTGCCGGCCTGTCCTACAACGACACCACGGCACCCGCGGACCAGCCCGTGTACTACATGGTGCGCGCAGAGAACGACGAGAGCTGTGGCAGCGGCCCGGCCAACAGCGGCCTGGTCGACGGCAACCAGGTCCGGGCACAGGCCACCGACCGCTCCTCGAGCCCCGTGCCGCCGGCCGTGACCGGGCTCGAGGTCCGTCTCGTCGGAGCGGGAGCCCACCTGCGCCTCCGCTGGCAGGCCGCCGCCGACGCCACGCGTTACAAGGTGCTGCGCTCGTTGACGCCGGAGCCCGCCGACTTCGCCGAATGGGCCGGTACGACCCGGCTCTACCATGACGACCTGGGAGCCGGCGCGAATCGCGAAACCTACTATTACCTGATCCGCGCCGTCGGCGCCTGCGGGCAGGACGGCCCCCTCTGA
- the rplM gene encoding 50S ribosomal protein L13: MKTFVPSPSDIHRDWWVVDAADKPLGRLASEVASRLRGKHKPYFTPFLDTGDHVIVVNADKVKLTGRKQDEKIYYRHTGHPGGLKEATAREMLAKKPERVIELAIKRMLPKGPLGRKMYTKLKVYKGGDHPHQAQKPRSLEIHG, translated from the coding sequence ATGAAGACCTTTGTTCCCTCGCCCTCCGATATTCATCGTGACTGGTGGGTCGTGGACGCCGCCGACAAGCCCCTCGGCCGCCTGGCCAGCGAGGTCGCCTCGAGGCTGCGCGGCAAGCACAAGCCCTACTTCACGCCTTTTCTCGATACCGGAGATCACGTGATCGTGGTCAACGCGGACAAGGTCAAGCTGACCGGCCGCAAGCAGGACGAGAAGATCTACTACCGCCACACCGGTCATCCCGGGGGGCTGAAGGAGGCTACGGCCCGGGAGATGCTGGCGAAAAAGCCCGAACGGGTGATCGAGCTGGCGATCAAGCGCATGCTGCCCAAGGGCCCCCTGGGCCGGAAGATGTACACCAAGCTGAAGGTCTACAAGGGCGGCGATCATCCCCACCAGGCGCAGAAACCCCGCTCCCTCGAGATTCACGGTTGA